The proteins below come from a single Anoplopoma fimbria isolate UVic2021 breed Golden Eagle Sablefish unplaced genomic scaffold, Afim_UVic_2022 Un_contig_6538_pilon_pilon:::fragment_2:::debris, whole genome shotgun sequence genomic window:
- the LOC129114988 gene encoding DENN domain-containing protein 5B-like: PTSAQIQEAIGEAVNNIVKHFHKPEKERGSLTVLLCGENSLVAALEQFFHHGFKSARLFQKTVFVWDFVEKAVAYMESADQMGDLRETAEPLGMTCQSLCRYVNAINSTPRNIGKDGKFQLLVCLGARDRLLPQWLPLLVECPVIPRMYEDTALLRDRTTVNALIGVLETLHDFPVTMEASLVKGIDL; the protein is encoded by the exons AACCGACTTCAGCCCAAATCCAAGAGGCCATCGGGGAGGCTGTGAACAACATCGTCAAACACTTCCACAAGCCGGAGAAAGAG AGAGGCAGCCTCACCGTCCTGCTGTGTGGAGAGAACAGCTTGGTGGCAGCTCTGGAGCAGTTCTTCCACCACGGCTTCAAGTCGGCCCGTCTCTTCCAGAAGACGGTGTTCGTGTGGGACTTTGTGG aGAAAGCCGTTGCCTACATGGAGTCAGCTGACCAGATGGGAGACCTCCGGGAGACGGCAGAGCCCCTGGGGATGACCTGTCAGTCACTCTGTCGCTACGTCAACGCAATCAACTCCACCCCCAGGAACATCGGCAAGGATGGGAAGTTCCAGCTGCTGGTCTGCCTCGGAGCCAG AGACCGCCTGCTGCCCCAGTGGCTCCCCCTGCTGGTGGAATGCCCGGTGATCCCACGTATGTACGAGGACACAGCCTTGCTCAGAGACCGCACCACAGTCAACGCCCTCATCGGAGTCCTGGAGACGCTCCACGACTTCCCCGTCACTATGGAAGCCTCGCTGGTCAAAGGCATTGACCTTTAG